In Actinomycetota bacterium, a genomic segment contains:
- a CDS encoding SRPBCC family protein, with translation MARYSASLETRLSPAACFAYLSDMSNAAEWDPGIAEAEKMTDGPVRVNSTFRLATTLLGRKITGLYRVTSMTPPSEITFQSETTILRAQDAITIEKTREGSRITYNAILVGKGPLGVLDPALGLVFRRTTARTLAGLKRHLASLAREEHRKHA, from the coding sequence ATGGCACGGTATAGCGCCTCGCTCGAAACCCGTCTGTCGCCCGCAGCATGCTTCGCGTACTTGAGCGACATGTCGAACGCAGCGGAGTGGGACCCCGGCATCGCCGAAGCTGAAAAGATGACCGACGGCCCGGTGCGAGTGAACTCAACGTTCCGCCTGGCGACCACTTTGCTGGGACGCAAGATCACAGGGCTCTACCGCGTAACGTCGATGACGCCTCCGTCAGAGATCACGTTCCAATCGGAGACGACGATCTTGCGCGCGCAAGACGCGATCACGATCGAGAAGACGCGCGAAGGCTCGCGCATCACCTACAACGCGATCCTTGTGGGCAAGGGCCCCTTGGGAGTGCTCGACCCGGCACTTGGGCTCGTGTTCCGGCGCACCACCGCGCGCACGCTCGCAGGACTCAAGCGGCACCTCGCATCGCTCGCGCGCGAGGAACACCGCAAGCACGCATAG
- a CDS encoding ATP-binding cassette domain-containing protein has product MDTPAVVVEGLRKRFGDVEALRGIDLRVPTGTVLGLLGPNGAGKTTAVRILATLLHPDGGRATVAGYDVVRDAAKLRSAIGLAGQYAAVDETLTGRENLVLVGRLYRLPRAEAERRADEVLERFDLSHAGARQVKGFSGGMRRRLDLGASLVGRPQVLFLDEPTTGLDPRSRIELWGLIEELVRDGTTLLLTTQYLDEADHLSDRIAIIDDGLVIEEGTSDELKTRLGVDVVDIHVADRARTSEAVVAVAGLGAGAPTVDAPQGHVSIPVGIGGTRVIAEVVRRLDGAGISLSDLALRRPTLNDVFLRLTGHTAEDAPLPGDTTAAGRRRRRARGRHK; this is encoded by the coding sequence GGCAGTGGTTGTCGAGGGCCTGCGGAAGCGGTTCGGAGACGTCGAAGCGCTTCGCGGTATCGACTTGCGCGTACCTACGGGAACCGTTCTTGGGCTGCTCGGGCCCAACGGGGCCGGCAAGACGACGGCGGTTCGGATCCTTGCGACGCTGCTGCATCCCGACGGCGGGCGCGCAACGGTCGCCGGGTACGACGTGGTGCGCGATGCCGCGAAGTTGCGCAGCGCCATCGGGCTCGCCGGGCAATACGCGGCGGTGGACGAGACGCTGACCGGACGCGAGAACCTCGTATTGGTTGGGCGTCTGTACCGCCTGCCGCGCGCCGAGGCGGAGCGGCGCGCCGACGAGGTCCTGGAACGATTCGACCTCAGCCACGCGGGCGCGCGCCAGGTGAAGGGCTTCTCCGGCGGGATGCGCCGGCGACTGGATCTGGGGGCAAGCCTCGTCGGCCGGCCGCAGGTGTTGTTTCTCGACGAGCCGACGACGGGGCTGGATCCGCGAAGCCGCATCGAGTTGTGGGGCTTGATCGAAGAACTCGTGCGCGACGGGACGACGTTGCTGTTGACGACGCAGTACCTCGACGAGGCGGATCATCTTTCGGACCGCATCGCGATCATCGACGACGGCCTGGTCATCGAGGAAGGAACCTCCGACGAATTGAAGACTCGGTTGGGAGTGGACGTCGTCGACATCCACGTCGCGGATCGCGCGCGCACATCCGAAGCCGTCGTTGCGGTGGCGGGACTCGGCGCGGGTGCCCCTACGGTCGATGCTCCCCAGGGGCACGTCTCGATCCCTGTGGGCATCGGTGGAACGCGGGTAATCGCGGAGGTCGTGCGCCGGCTTGACGGGGCAGGGATCTCGCTGTCGGATCTCGCGCTGCGCCGCCCGACGCTAAACGACGTGTTCTTGCGCCTGACCGGACACACCGCGGAAGACGCCCCGTTGCCGGGTGACACGACGGCGGCGGGACGGCGGCGGCGGCGCGCGCGCGGGAGGCACAAGTGA
- a CDS encoding ABC transporter permease has translation MNTTTTSAPSVRRGRAAAAIGDALLVSQRNLIRYLRIPTLLVFSTIQPVMFVLLFRYVFGGAINAGGGLSYVDFLMPGIFVQTVVFGSTQTGVGLAEDLSGGMIDRFRSLPMARSAVLAGRTLSDTVRNVFVIGLMMTVGFAVGFRIHTNPIAALGGVALALMFGHAFSWISALIGLVVRDVESTQAASFIWIFPLTFASSAFVPVASMPGWLQAWAKVNPVSITVDAMRGLLVAGPILKPTLQAVAWIAGMMIVFVPTAIRRYRTIA, from the coding sequence GTGAACACGACGACGACATCCGCACCGTCGGTCCGGCGCGGGCGCGCAGCCGCCGCAATCGGCGACGCGTTGCTGGTCTCGCAGCGGAACTTGATCCGCTACCTGCGCATTCCAACGCTTCTGGTCTTTTCCACGATTCAGCCTGTGATGTTCGTGCTGCTGTTCCGCTACGTCTTCGGCGGGGCGATCAACGCCGGCGGCGGGCTTTCCTACGTGGACTTCCTGATGCCGGGGATCTTCGTGCAGACGGTCGTCTTCGGCTCAACGCAAACAGGCGTCGGACTTGCGGAGGATCTTTCGGGCGGCATGATCGACCGCTTCCGGTCGTTGCCCATGGCGCGCTCGGCGGTGCTCGCCGGACGCACGCTGTCGGATACCGTCCGCAACGTGTTCGTCATCGGGCTGATGATGACGGTTGGGTTCGCGGTGGGATTTCGCATCCACACCAACCCAATCGCCGCGCTCGGCGGGGTCGCTCTTGCGTTAATGTTCGGTCACGCGTTCTCGTGGATCTCGGCATTGATCGGATTGGTGGTCCGCGACGTGGAGTCCACTCAGGCAGCGTCGTTCATCTGGATCTTTCCGCTGACCTTCGCGAGTTCAGCGTTCGTTCCGGTCGCATCGATGCCCGGGTGGCTGCAAGCGTGGGCGAAGGTCAACCCCGTCAGCATCACGGTCGATGCGATGCGCGGATTGCTCGTCGCCGGGCCGATACTCAAACCCACCCTTCAAGCGGTAGCGTGGATCGCGGGGATGATGATCGTCTTCGTGCCGACCGCGATCCGCCGGTACCGAACTATCGCATAG
- a CDS encoding ABC-F family ATP-binding cassette domain-containing protein yields the protein MIIISGLRRSFGARALFDGADLRVGARDRIAIVGPNGSGKTTLFEMISGHQEPDGGSINLLNGAVLGYLAQETDALRGRTVLEEVMSAGTAMRDAGHRLQILTAELEATPDEEERGPLLEEYAHLTERFEALGGWSLETEARQILAGLGFSDADTSRRTETLSGGWLMRVALAKLLLAGPDVLLLDEPTNHLDLESVVWLERFLRTYEGALMLISHDRDFMNGIVTRVGEIESSKLVVYTGDYASFVEQREMRALQAEAAAKNIARKRAQSEVFINRFRYKASKARQVQSRIKALDRMDAAPVVAAAGRTMKIGFPPAPRAGRIVMELRSVGFSYGDHEVYRDLNVSIERGQKVALVGPNGAGKTTLLKLIAGALKPTTGECAPGANVAIGYFAQHQVESLDPSLRVLEELERSLPPGSKVRPRDLLGRFLFPRDDVDKPVGVLSGGERSRLALAKVLASPFNLLCMDEPTNHLDIASRDVLEDALQEYDGTMVLITHDRHLIRSVADHVIEVTAGRVRSFPGDYERYLERVSAEQSTPAPSERAARAGNTSKEQRRSDAEERQRQSRARTAVRSVETKLEAAHAQMESTGARLADPEFYAAGQGVAELVREYERLRAHIAELETEWDRLTTELG from the coding sequence GTGATCATCATCTCCGGCCTTCGACGTTCGTTCGGCGCGCGCGCTCTCTTCGACGGCGCCGACCTGCGGGTGGGCGCGCGCGACCGCATCGCGATCGTGGGGCCGAACGGCTCGGGCAAGACCACCTTGTTCGAGATGATCTCCGGACACCAGGAGCCCGACGGTGGATCGATCAACCTGCTCAACGGCGCCGTCCTTGGGTACCTGGCGCAGGAAACGGACGCGCTGCGCGGTCGGACCGTTCTCGAGGAAGTCATGTCCGCGGGAACCGCCATGCGTGACGCCGGACACCGGCTTCAGATCCTCACGGCCGAACTGGAGGCGACGCCCGACGAAGAAGAACGCGGGCCGCTGCTGGAGGAGTACGCCCATCTGACCGAACGCTTCGAGGCGCTGGGGGGTTGGTCGCTGGAGACCGAAGCGCGGCAGATCCTCGCGGGTCTGGGCTTCTCCGATGCGGATACCTCGCGCCGGACCGAGACGCTGTCGGGCGGATGGCTCATGCGGGTCGCGCTCGCCAAGCTGCTGCTGGCCGGACCCGACGTGCTTCTGCTCGACGAGCCGACCAACCATCTTGACCTCGAGTCCGTCGTGTGGCTTGAGCGATTCCTGCGCACATACGAAGGCGCGCTGATGCTCATCTCGCACGACCGCGACTTCATGAACGGCATCGTCACACGAGTGGGCGAAATCGAAAGCAGCAAGCTCGTCGTCTACACCGGTGACTACGCGTCGTTCGTCGAGCAACGCGAAATGCGCGCGCTGCAGGCCGAAGCTGCGGCGAAGAACATCGCGCGCAAACGCGCGCAATCCGAAGTGTTCATCAATCGGTTCCGTTACAAAGCCTCGAAGGCGCGACAGGTGCAAAGCCGCATCAAGGCGCTCGACCGCATGGATGCCGCACCGGTCGTGGCGGCAGCGGGTCGCACCATGAAGATCGGTTTCCCTCCGGCGCCGCGCGCGGGACGCATCGTGATGGAACTGCGTAGCGTGGGGTTCTCCTACGGCGATCACGAGGTCTACCGGGATCTCAACGTGTCGATCGAGCGCGGACAGAAGGTCGCGCTCGTCGGACCGAACGGGGCGGGAAAGACCACGCTTTTGAAGCTCATCGCCGGCGCGTTGAAGCCGACGACCGGAGAGTGCGCGCCCGGAGCGAACGTCGCCATCGGCTACTTCGCGCAGCACCAAGTCGAGTCGCTCGACCCGTCGCTGCGAGTACTGGAAGAACTCGAGCGATCGCTGCCGCCCGGCTCCAAGGTGCGGCCTCGTGACTTGCTGGGACGCTTCTTGTTCCCACGCGACGACGTGGACAAGCCCGTCGGCGTGCTTTCGGGCGGAGAGCGTTCGCGGCTCGCGCTAGCGAAAGTCCTGGCGTCTCCGTTCAACTTGCTGTGCATGGACGAGCCGACAAACCACCTCGACATCGCGTCGCGCGACGTGCTGGAGGACGCGCTACAGGAGTACGACGGCACGATGGTGCTGATCACTCACGACCGCCACTTGATCCGCAGCGTCGCCGATCACGTCATCGAAGTCACGGCCGGACGAGTGCGCTCGTTCCCCGGAGACTACGAGCGCTACCTCGAACGCGTTTCCGCGGAGCAGTCAACGCCGGCGCCCAGCGAGCGAGCGGCGCGCGCGGGAAATACATCAAAGGAGCAGCGCCGAAGCGACGCCGAAGAACGGCAACGGCAATCGCGCGCGCGCACCGCCGTCCGTAGCGTCGAGACGAAGTTGGAAGCTGCGCACGCACAAATGGAATCGACCGGCGCGCGCCTCGCGGATCCCGAGTTCTACGCCGCAGGCCAAGGCGTTGCCGAGTTGGTGCGCGAATACGAACGACTGCGCGCGCACATCGCCGAACTCGAAACCGAATGGGACCGGCTCACCACCGAACTTGGGTGA
- a CDS encoding acyl-CoA dehydrogenase family protein, which produces MTKSAARAVPDPIDFLHIDALLSEDERAIRDTVRRFVRERALPGIADWFERGVFPRELAPELGRLGLLGMHLEGYGCAGTSAVAYGLACTELEAGDSGFRSFVSVQGSLAMFAIHHWGSEEQKQEWLPRMAAGDALGCFGLTEADAGSDPGSMRTTARRDGTDWVIDGSKMWITSGSIADVAVVWARTEDGVRGFLVPAGTPGFSARDIHHKLSLRASVTSELILEDCRVSADAMLPEALGLRGPLSCLNEARYGIVWGAVGAARACYEAALSYSKDRVQFGKPIAAMQLTQRKLVEMLLATQRGMLLALHLGRMKDHGRLTHEQVSLGKYANVGDALEVARLARSVLGANGITLEYPVIRHMNNLESVYTYEGTHEIHTLVVGQAVTGMAAFF; this is translated from the coding sequence ATGACGAAGTCCGCGGCGCGCGCTGTTCCCGATCCGATCGACTTCCTTCACATCGACGCGCTTCTGTCCGAGGACGAGCGGGCGATTCGCGATACCGTCCGGCGCTTCGTCCGTGAGCGCGCGCTGCCCGGGATCGCCGACTGGTTTGAGCGAGGGGTCTTCCCGCGGGAACTGGCGCCGGAACTGGGCCGCCTGGGTCTGCTCGGGATGCACCTTGAGGGATACGGCTGCGCCGGGACGAGCGCGGTCGCCTACGGTCTGGCGTGTACCGAACTCGAGGCCGGCGACAGCGGCTTTCGAAGTTTCGTCTCGGTCCAAGGCTCGCTTGCGATGTTCGCCATCCATCACTGGGGCTCTGAGGAACAGAAGCAGGAGTGGCTCCCACGAATGGCGGCGGGGGATGCGCTCGGGTGTTTCGGCTTGACCGAAGCCGATGCCGGCAGCGATCCCGGGAGCATGCGCACCACGGCCCGCCGCGACGGAACCGACTGGGTGATCGACGGCTCGAAGATGTGGATCACCAGCGGCAGCATTGCCGACGTCGCCGTCGTGTGGGCGCGCACTGAGGACGGCGTGCGCGGGTTCCTCGTGCCGGCCGGCACGCCCGGGTTCTCCGCGCGCGACATCCATCACAAGCTGTCGTTGCGCGCGTCGGTTACCTCTGAGCTGATCCTGGAGGACTGCCGGGTTTCTGCCGACGCAATGCTGCCCGAGGCGCTTGGGCTGCGCGGACCGCTGTCGTGTTTGAACGAGGCGCGCTACGGCATCGTGTGGGGCGCGGTCGGCGCGGCGCGCGCGTGTTACGAAGCCGCTTTGTCTTACTCGAAAGATCGCGTCCAGTTCGGCAAGCCGATCGCAGCAATGCAGCTGACGCAACGCAAGCTCGTCGAGATGTTGCTCGCCACGCAGCGCGGAATGCTGCTCGCGCTGCACCTGGGGCGCATGAAGGACCACGGCCGGCTCACGCACGAACAAGTGAGCCTCGGCAAGTATGCGAACGTCGGCGACGCGCTGGAGGTCGCGCGGCTGGCGCGATCGGTGCTGGGTGCGAACGGGATCACGCTGGAATACCCCGTCATCCGCCATATGAACAATCTGGAGTCGGTCTACACCTACGAGGGCACGCACGAAATCCACACGCTCGTCGTTGGTCAGGCCGTGACGGGCATGGCCGCGTTCTTCTGA